From the genome of Bacteroidota bacterium, one region includes:
- a CDS encoding tryptophan synthase subunit alpha — MNKLNTLFREKKNILSIYFTAGFPKLDDTNFILSELEKSGADMIEIGIPFSDPLADGPTIQHSSEVALRNGMNLQLLFQQLPTANCQLPTLLMGYLNPVLQFGMENFCRKANEVGISGVILPDLPMDEYLSKYKNTFEKYNLKNIFLITPQTSDARIKMIDKHSDGFIYMVSSASTTGTKMGIDSEKEKFFQRIKKMKLKNPVMIGFGISDMESFSRACKYANGAIIGSAFIKHLESGAEVKKFISGIK; from the coding sequence ATGAATAAACTAAATACCCTATTCAGAGAAAAGAAAAATATTCTCTCCATTTATTTCACAGCCGGATTTCCGAAGTTGGATGACACGAATTTTATTTTGTCTGAATTAGAAAAATCAGGGGCAGATATGATTGAAATCGGCATTCCTTTTTCTGACCCACTTGCCGATGGTCCGACCATTCAGCATTCGAGCGAAGTTGCGTTGCGAAATGGAATGAATCTTCAACTGCTTTTTCAGCAACTGCCAACTGCAAACTGCCAACTGCCAACTCTTTTGATGGGATATTTGAATCCTGTTTTGCAATTCGGAATGGAAAATTTTTGCAGGAAAGCAAATGAAGTTGGAATTTCAGGAGTGATTCTTCCTGATTTGCCAATGGATGAATATTTGTCGAAATATAAAAATACTTTTGAAAAATATAATCTGAAAAATATTTTTCTCATCACTCCTCAAACTTCTGATGCGAGAATTAAAATGATTGACAAACATTCGGATGGATTTATTTACATGGTTTCATCTGCAAGCACCACCGGAACAAAAATGGGAATTGATTCTGAAAAAGAAAAATTCTTTCAGCGGATTAAGAAAATGAAATTAAAAAATCCTGTTATGATTGGCTTTGGCATTTCAGACATGGAAAGTTTTTCCAGAGCATGCAAGTATGCAAATGGAGCCATCATCGGCTCGGCATTCATCAAACATTTGGAAAGTGGAGCAGAGGTGAAAAAATTTATTTCCGGAATCAAATAA
- the trpB gene encoding tryptophan synthase subunit beta, protein MKYTVDKKGYYGEFGGAYIPEMLFPNVEELRQNYPKIISSIKFKNEFQDLLRNYAGRPTPLYFAKRLSEKYKTKIFLKREDLLHTGAHKINNTLGQILVAKHLGKKRIIAETGAGQHGVATATVCALMGLECIVYMGEIDIERQAPNVSRMKILGAKVIPATCGSKTLKDATNDAIRDWINNPVNTHYIIGSVVGPHPYPDMVARFQSVISKEIKKQLKKNPNYVIACVGGGSNAAGAFYNFLEEKKVKLIAVEAAGKGIHSGYSAATMVLGKPGIIHGSKTMLMQTDDGQITEPYSISAGLDYPGVGPIHANLFKTGRAKFVSATDEEALQAAFLLAKLEGIIPALESAHALAHLEKIDAKKNETVVVNLSGRGDKDLATYIKNMKDE, encoded by the coding sequence ATGAAGTACACAGTAGATAAAAAGGGATACTACGGAGAATTTGGCGGAGCATACATTCCCGAAATGCTTTTCCCGAATGTAGAAGAACTGCGTCAGAATTATCCGAAAATAATTTCTTCGATAAAATTTAAAAATGAATTTCAGGATTTGCTCCGCAACTATGCAGGAAGACCAACTCCTTTATATTTCGCAAAACGGCTTTCTGAAAAATACAAAACAAAAATATTTCTGAAGCGCGAAGATTTGCTTCACACAGGCGCGCATAAAATAAATAATACGCTCGGACAAATCCTCGTTGCAAAACATCTCGGTAAAAAAAGAATCATCGCTGAAACAGGAGCAGGACAGCACGGAGTTGCAACAGCAACTGTCTGCGCGCTGATGGGATTGGAATGTATTGTCTACATGGGAGAAATTGATATTGAACGGCAAGCGCCCAATGTTTCGCGAATGAAAATACTCGGAGCGAAAGTTATTCCCGCAACCTGCGGAAGCAAAACTTTGAAAGACGCAACCAACGATGCCATCCGCGATTGGATAAATAATCCGGTGAACACGCATTACATCATCGGTTCGGTGGTCGGTCCTCATCCTTATCCGGATATGGTTGCGAGATTTCAAAGTGTGATTTCAAAAGAAATAAAAAAGCAATTGAAAAAAAATCCAAACTATGTTATTGCATGTGTTGGCGGTGGAAGCAATGCAGCAGGTGCATTTTATAATTTTCTCGAGGAGAAAAAAGTAAAACTCATTGCGGTCGAAGCTGCCGGAAAAGGAATTCATAGCGGATATTCAGCGGCAACAATGGTTTTAGGAAAACCAGGAATCATTCACGGAAGCAAAACTATGCTCATGCAAACGGATGACGGACAAATTACAGAACCGTATTCTATTTCTGCAGGATTGGATTATCCCGGTGTTGGACCCATTCACGCAAATCTTTTTAAAACGGGAAGAGCAAAATTTGTTTCTGCAACGGATGAAGAAGCGTTGCAGGCAGCATTTCTTCTTGCAAAATTGGAAGGAATAATTCCTGCTCTTGAAAGCGCGCACGCACTTGCTCATCTCGAAAAAATTGATGCAAAGAAAAATGAAACCGTTGTTGTGAATCTTTCAGGAAGGGGGGATAAAGATTTGGCAACATATATAAAGAATATGAAAGATGAATAA